In Chryseobacterium gotjawalense, the following are encoded in one genomic region:
- a CDS encoding DUF47 domain-containing protein encodes MGIGNIFKMFQPKDKVFFVLFEKVAEELVAMSKEFHESLLDFDINDDTMLQHMSDYEHRMDDLTHEIFVQLGENFITPFDREDISHLASGLDDIADFMYASAKYIYLYKAPLDPAYTEFTLLIYKSCLEVQLALKNLNNFKDPKAVKESCIKINSFENIADDVLSQAIVKLFETNDALLIIKVKSVLEYLETVTDKAEDVANTIDSILIKYA; translated from the coding sequence ATGGGAATCGGAAATATTTTTAAAATGTTCCAGCCGAAAGACAAAGTGTTTTTTGTACTGTTTGAAAAAGTTGCTGAAGAACTGGTAGCGATGTCAAAAGAATTTCACGAAAGTCTACTCGATTTTGATATCAATGATGATACGATGTTGCAGCACATGAGTGATTACGAACACCGAATGGATGATCTTACTCATGAGATTTTCGTACAGCTGGGAGAGAATTTTATCACTCCGTTTGACAGAGAAGACATCAGTCATTTGGCCAGTGGGTTAGATGATATTGCTGACTTTATGTACGCTTCTGCTAAATATATTTATTTGTATAAAGCGCCTCTGGATCCTGCTTACACAGAATTTACGCTGTTGATTTACAAATCATGTCTCGAAGTTCAGCTTGCCCTTAAAAACCTGAACAATTTCAAAGATCCGAAAGCCGTTAAAGAATCCTGTATTAAAATTAACTCTTTCGAGAATATCGCTGATGACGTTTTGAGCCAGGCGATCGTGAAATTGTTTGAGACCAATGATGCATTATTGATTATTAAGGTAAAATCAGTTTTGGAATATCTGGAAACAGTGACTGACAAAGCCGAAGATGTAGCCAACACGATTGACAGTATTTTGATTAAATACGCCTAA
- a CDS encoding inorganic phosphate transporter, which yields MDLPILLIIIIVLALIFDYINGFHDAANSIATIVSTKVLTPFQAVLWAAVWNFAAFFLAAYVIGEFKIGNTIAKSVNTDFINLEVIFAGLVAAIAWNLLTWWFGIPSSSSHTLIGGFLGAALMHALVTDYHLISLAQPNLDVFEKLILSFKQLFTQDVVRYDKVIPIFLFIFLAPLIGSAISILITLFIVNVSKRSSPRKADNVFKKLQLVSSALFSLGHGTNDAQKVMGIIGAAVIFHHTHTLQDPVYLALDSTHQFNYFVEHYFWVPFTSFLMIALGTMSGGWKIVKTMGTRITKVTPLEGVAAETAGAITLFISEHFGIPVSTTHTITGAIIGVGVTKRVSAVRWGITVSLLWAWILTIPISAFVAGLTYLMVVFLK from the coding sequence ATGGATTTACCGATTCTACTCATCATCATCATTGTACTAGCCCTGATTTTTGACTATATCAATGGATTTCATGATGCCGCTAACTCTATTGCGACCATCGTTTCAACAAAAGTTTTAACCCCTTTCCAGGCAGTTCTTTGGGCCGCCGTATGGAATTTTGCAGCCTTTTTTCTGGCTGCCTATGTAATCGGCGAGTTTAAGATTGGGAATACCATCGCCAAATCAGTGAATACCGATTTCATTAATCTGGAAGTTATCTTTGCGGGCTTAGTGGCCGCCATCGCCTGGAATTTGTTAACATGGTGGTTTGGGATTCCTTCTTCATCATCGCACACCCTGATCGGTGGATTTTTAGGAGCAGCTTTAATGCATGCTTTGGTGACTGATTATCATCTTATCTCTTTGGCTCAGCCGAATCTGGATGTCTTTGAGAAGCTGATTCTGTCCTTTAAGCAACTCTTTACGCAGGATGTGGTCAGGTATGATAAAGTGATTCCTATCTTTTTATTTATTTTCTTAGCACCATTGATTGGTTCTGCGATTTCCATTTTGATCACTTTGTTTATCGTCAATGTGTCGAAAAGATCCAGTCCCCGTAAAGCGGATAATGTCTTCAAGAAACTACAGTTGGTTTCTTCGGCCTTATTCAGTTTAGGACATGGTACGAACGATGCACAGAAAGTAATGGGAATTATCGGAGCAGCCGTTATTTTTCATCACACCCATACCTTACAGGATCCTGTTTACCTCGCTTTAGACAGCACCCACCAGTTCAACTATTTTGTAGAACATTATTTTTGGGTTCCCTTTACCTCATTTTTAATGATTGCTTTAGGAACCATGAGTGGTGGCTGGAAGATTGTAAAAACCATGGGTACCCGAATTACAAAAGTAACCCCTCTGGAAGGAGTTGCCGCTGAAACCGCCGGAGCGATCACCCTTTTCATTTCAGAACATTTCGGAATTCCGGTTTCTACTACCCACACCATTACCGGTGCTATTATTGGAGTAGGAGTTACCAAAAGGGTTTCTGCAGTTCGCTGGGGAATCACGGTAAGTTTGCTTTGGGCCTGGATTTTAACCATTCCAATTTCAGCCTTCGTGGCAGGACTTACGTACCTGATGGTTGTCTTTTTAAAATAA
- the mnmE gene encoding tRNA uridine-5-carboxymethylaminomethyl(34) synthesis GTPase MnmE — protein MNQDTICAIATANGVGALGIIRLSGVDAVKIAQRTFKGKNLEEVPSHTVHYGYIVDGNSREARGKKKEERTKIIDDRPETEDVEQFIIQNESSVTHHQTSNTQHPTPNNTEEVIDEVMVSVFLAPKTFTTEDVVEISFHGSPHIAKKILEVLVKNGARLAKAGEFTMRAFMNGRIDLAQAESIADLIASENEASRKVALNQLKGGITNEISILRNDLLNFTSLIELELDFGEEDVEFADRTAMNKLLLNLRHKLSALIESFQYGNALKNGVEVAIIGKPNAGKSTLLNALLKEERAIVSEIAGTTRDTIEEVIHLKGTAFRFVDTAGLRETTDIIEKIGVTKAKEKIASAKVLLYLYDEQDSTTAEVIAFVKEFHRDDLKIVLVHNKVDLTNDEVPNEFDSTLNLELFPDYCDELLRISARDQTGIEAVKTVLIDYVENLKDQESNVIITNQRHYDALRKSLQSVLQVEEAVSSGIHTELLAYELRNALEQLGEISGEFTNDEVLGNIFSKFCIGK, from the coding sequence ATGAATCAAGATACGATCTGTGCGATAGCGACTGCAAACGGAGTGGGCGCTTTGGGAATTATCCGACTTTCCGGCGTGGATGCTGTGAAAATTGCGCAAAGAACTTTTAAAGGAAAAAATCTGGAAGAAGTACCGTCGCATACGGTGCATTACGGCTATATTGTGGACGGGAATAGCCGAGAGGCAAGAGGAAAGAAAAAAGAGGAAAGAACAAAGATAATAGATGATAGACCGGAGACGGAAGATGTTGAGCAGTTCATCATTCAGAATGAATCGTCCGTCACCCATCATCAAACATCCAACACCCAACATCCAACACCCAACAATACCGAAGAGGTTATTGATGAAGTGATGGTCTCTGTTTTTCTCGCGCCGAAAACCTTTACGACAGAAGATGTGGTGGAAATCTCTTTTCACGGTTCGCCGCATATTGCCAAGAAAATTCTGGAAGTTTTGGTGAAGAACGGCGCACGGTTGGCGAAAGCCGGTGAATTTACCATGCGTGCTTTTATGAATGGCAGAATCGATTTGGCGCAGGCGGAATCCATCGCTGATCTGATCGCCTCAGAAAATGAAGCCTCGCGCAAAGTGGCTTTGAATCAGTTGAAAGGCGGAATCACAAATGAGATTTCGATCTTGAGAAATGATTTACTGAATTTCACTTCGCTCATTGAACTGGAACTGGATTTCGGGGAAGAAGATGTGGAATTTGCAGACCGCACCGCCATGAATAAACTGCTGCTGAATCTTCGGCATAAACTGAGCGCTCTGATCGAGAGTTTCCAGTACGGGAATGCCCTTAAAAATGGAGTAGAAGTCGCCATCATCGGGAAACCGAACGCCGGAAAATCAACGCTTTTGAATGCTTTGCTGAAAGAAGAACGCGCCATTGTATCGGAAATTGCAGGAACGACCCGTGATACCATTGAGGAAGTGATTCATCTGAAAGGTACAGCATTCCGTTTTGTGGATACAGCCGGACTGCGGGAAACCACTGATATTATTGAGAAAATTGGGGTAACGAAAGCGAAGGAGAAAATTGCCTCCGCGAAAGTGCTTTTGTATCTCTACGATGAGCAGGATTCTACGACCGCAGAAGTGATTGCTTTTGTGAAGGAATTCCACCGCGACGATCTGAAAATTGTGTTGGTGCACAATAAAGTGGATCTGACGAACGACGAAGTTCCAAACGAATTTGACTCGACCTTAAATCTCGAATTGTTTCCGGATTATTGTGATGAATTGTTAAGGATTTCCGCACGAGATCAAACGGGAATTGAGGCCGTAAAAACAGTCCTGATCGATTATGTAGAAAATTTAAAAGATCAGGAAAGCAATGTGATCATCACCAATCAAAGACATTACGACGCACTGCGGAAGTCGCTGCAATCAGTGCTTCAGGTGGAGGAGGCGGTGAGTTCCGGCATTCACACCGAACTGTTAGCGTATGAATTGAGAAATGCGTTGGAACAGTTGGGTGAAATATCCGGTGAGTTTACGAATGATGAAGTATTGGGGAATATTTTTTCGAAGTTTTGTATCGGAAAGTAA
- a CDS encoding helix-turn-helix transcriptional regulator yields MASKIEIQKRCEYCNEIFTAKTTVTKYCSHKCNQRGYKAKKRDEKIQIAKIDIIKKEAEPIEMIKAKEFLTAKEAAILLGFSVRTVYRLIDNGKLKSVNLAERLTRIKKSELNKLID; encoded by the coding sequence ATGGCAAGTAAAATTGAGATACAAAAGCGATGCGAGTACTGTAATGAGATATTTACGGCCAAAACAACCGTAACAAAGTATTGCAGTCATAAATGCAACCAAAGAGGCTATAAAGCCAAAAAGAGAGATGAGAAAATACAGATTGCTAAAATTGATATTATCAAAAAAGAGGCTGAGCCAATTGAAATGATAAAGGCAAAAGAGTTTTTAACGGCAAAAGAAGCTGCAATACTTTTAGGATTTTCGGTTCGCACGGTTTACAGATTAATTGATAACGGGAAATTAAAAAGCGTAAACCTCGCAGAGAGATTAACAAGGATTAAAAAGTCTGAGCTGAATAAATTAATTGATTAA